The following proteins come from a genomic window of Azoarcus sp. PA01:
- the mog gene encoding molybdopterin adenylyltransferase, producing MSDEITIGLVSISDRASDGTYQDQGIPALREWLDRALSSPWRAEMRLIPDDRPTIERTLIELADAAGCALILTTGGTGPAPRDVTPEATLAVGEKEMPGFGEEMRRISLNFVPTAILSRQVAVIRGKSLIVNLPGQPKSIRETLEGLRAADGSVSHVGIFAAIPYCIDLIGGPYVETDDEVIKVFRPKQAIRPKKA from the coding sequence ATGAGTGACGAAATCACGATCGGCCTGGTGTCGATCAGCGACCGCGCCTCCGACGGCACATATCAGGACCAGGGCATTCCGGCGCTGCGCGAGTGGCTCGATCGCGCCCTGAGTTCGCCGTGGCGCGCCGAAATGCGGCTGATCCCGGATGACCGGCCGACGATCGAGCGCACGCTGATCGAGCTTGCCGACGCTGCAGGCTGCGCGCTGATCCTGACGACCGGCGGCACCGGGCCGGCACCGCGCGACGTCACGCCGGAAGCGACGCTCGCCGTCGGCGAAAAGGAGATGCCCGGCTTTGGCGAGGAGATGCGCCGCATCAGCCTCAACTTCGTGCCGACCGCGATCCTGTCGCGCCAGGTCGCCGTGATCCGCGGCAAAAGCCTGATCGTCAACCTGCCCGGACAGCCGAAATCGATCCGTGAAACCCTCGAAGGACTGCGCGCCGCCGACGGCTCGGTGAGTCACGTCGGCATCTTCGCGGCGATTCCGTACTGCATCGACCTGATCGGCGGGCCGTACGTCGAGACTGATGACGAAGTCATCAAGGTCTTCCGCCCGAAGCAGGCGATCCGGCCGAAAAAAGCCTGA
- a CDS encoding DUF615 domain-containing protein, translating into MIHADHDDKLPDGEDGLPLPPSKSQRKRDMHALQDLGEQLVALSVDQLKKVPMPEALADAVREAKRMTKHEARRRQMQYVGKLMRHIDPEPIQAQLDVFNGLSKAEIARQHRLERLRSDVLDDEKVLQRIAETWPEADFQQLRTLRRNALKEREHNKPPRAFRELFRVLRDLDAGAAAAAADEPQDRDEE; encoded by the coding sequence ATGATCCACGCCGACCACGACGACAAACTGCCCGACGGCGAGGACGGGCTGCCGCTGCCGCCAAGCAAGAGCCAGCGCAAGCGCGACATGCACGCGCTGCAGGATCTCGGCGAGCAACTGGTCGCGCTGTCTGTCGACCAACTGAAGAAAGTGCCGATGCCCGAGGCGCTCGCCGACGCGGTGCGCGAAGCCAAGCGCATGACGAAGCACGAAGCGCGGCGCCGCCAGATGCAGTACGTCGGCAAGCTGATGCGCCACATCGATCCCGAACCGATCCAGGCGCAGCTCGACGTGTTCAACGGCTTGTCGAAAGCCGAGATCGCCCGCCAGCATCGCCTCGAGCGCCTGCGCTCCGATGTGCTCGACGACGAGAAAGTGCTGCAGAGGATCGCCGAGACCTGGCCGGAGGCGGATTTCCAGCAGCTGCGAACCTTGCGGCGCAATGCGCTGAAGGAGCGCGAGCACAACAAGCCGCCGCGCGCGTTCCGCGAGCTGTTCCGTGTGCTGCGCGACCTCGACGCCGGCGCCGCTGCGGCCGCCGCGGACGAGCCGCAGGATCGCGACGAAGAGTGA
- the pmbA gene encoding metalloprotease PmbA: MSAQGFSFSPDRLHEIAADVLKFAKKSGATACETDVSEGFGQSATVRKGEVDTIEYNRDKGIGVTVYVGQQRGHASTSDFSKAALKATVEAAVSIARFTAPDPCAGLADPQLMAKDCPDLDLHHPWQLSVEDAIAAARECEEAAFAVSPKITNSEGASVSTQESHFVSANSAGFTGGYASSRHSVSCSVIAGEGDAMQREYWYDSRRDAADLMASDLVGRRAAERALARLGARKIKTCEAPVLFEAPLAVALVGNFVHAVSGGSLYRKSSFLLDSLGQTVFSPLVNISERPHVPKGFGSSPFDSDGVATRDREVVSDGVLQGYFLSTYSARKLGLQTTGNAGGSHNLVVGGGEMDFPALVKHMERGLVVTELLGHGVNYVTGDYSRGAAGYWVEKGKIKHAVEEITIAGNLRDMFRSIVAIGNDALPRGAKHCGSVLIERMKIAGR, translated from the coding sequence ATGTCCGCTCAAGGCTTCTCGTTCTCCCCCGACCGACTGCACGAAATCGCCGCCGATGTACTGAAATTCGCGAAAAAAAGCGGCGCGACGGCATGCGAAACCGATGTTTCCGAAGGGTTCGGCCAGTCGGCGACGGTGCGCAAAGGCGAAGTCGACACGATCGAATACAACCGCGACAAGGGCATCGGCGTCACGGTCTATGTCGGCCAGCAGCGCGGCCATGCGAGCACTTCGGATTTTTCGAAGGCGGCGCTGAAAGCGACCGTCGAAGCGGCCGTCTCGATCGCCCGCTTCACCGCGCCCGACCCGTGCGCCGGCCTGGCCGACCCGCAGCTGATGGCAAAGGACTGCCCGGATCTCGACCTCCACCACCCGTGGCAGCTCAGCGTCGAGGACGCGATCGCCGCGGCGCGCGAGTGCGAGGAGGCGGCGTTCGCCGTGAGCCCGAAGATCACGAATTCCGAAGGGGCGAGCGTCTCGACGCAGGAATCGCACTTCGTCTCGGCGAACAGCGCCGGCTTCACCGGCGGCTACGCCAGCTCGCGCCACAGCGTCTCGTGCTCGGTCATCGCCGGCGAAGGCGACGCCATGCAGCGCGAATACTGGTACGACTCGCGCCGCGACGCGGCCGACCTGATGGCGAGCGATCTGGTCGGACGGCGTGCCGCCGAACGCGCCCTCGCCCGCCTCGGTGCGCGCAAGATCAAGACCTGCGAGGCGCCGGTGCTGTTCGAAGCGCCGCTCGCGGTCGCGCTGGTCGGGAATTTCGTCCACGCGGTCAGCGGCGGCTCGCTGTACCGCAAGTCGTCGTTCCTGCTCGACAGCCTCGGCCAGACGGTGTTCTCGCCGCTCGTGAACATCTCCGAGCGCCCGCACGTTCCGAAAGGCTTCGGCTCGAGCCCGTTCGACAGCGACGGTGTCGCGACGCGCGACCGCGAAGTCGTCAGCGACGGGGTGCTGCAAGGCTATTTCCTGTCGACCTATTCCGCCCGCAAGCTCGGGCTGCAGACGACCGGCAACGCCGGGGGTTCGCACAACCTCGTCGTCGGCGGCGGCGAAATGGACTTCCCGGCACTCGTCAAGCACATGGAGCGCGGCCTCGTCGTCACCGAGCTCCTCGGCCACGGCGTCAATTACGTCACCGGCGACTACTCGCGCGGGGCGGCCGGATACTGGGTCGAAAAAGGCAAGATCAAGCACGCGGTCGAGGAAATCACGATCGCCGGCAACCTGCGCGACATGTTCCGCAGCATCGTCGCGATCGGCAACGACGCGCTGCCGCGCGGCGCGAAACATTGCGGCTCGGTGCTCATCGAGCGCATGAAGATCGCCGGGCGCTGA
- the dctP gene encoding TRAP transporter substrate-binding protein DctP, with product MERRKFLRSAGLAGVLAGASAPALVQAQENIRWRLASSFPKSLDTLIGAAETFANNVAESTGGKFIVSVHAAGELVPAFGVVDALQQGSIECANTAPYYFFGKDEAFAFDCAIPFGMNARQLTAWMYEGNGQKLLREFYAPYNIISLPMGNTGAQMGGWYRKEIKSVADFNGMKMRIGGFGGRVLAKLGVVSQNIPAGEIYSALEKGTIDATEFVGPHDDLKLGLHRVAPYYYYPAWWEGSAQTTLYINAKAFNALSNEYKSIVRQAASDSHVVTQARYDARNPAALKQLISEGTKLRRLPKDVMDAAFKASREVYAELNDKNPAWKKIYADYSRFMQAQYQWTPLAEGSYDQYMAAQKL from the coding sequence GTGGAACGTCGAAAATTTCTCAGAAGCGCGGGCCTCGCCGGCGTGCTCGCCGGCGCCAGCGCGCCGGCGCTCGTCCAGGCGCAGGAAAACATCCGCTGGCGCCTCGCGTCGAGCTTCCCGAAGTCGCTCGACACGCTGATCGGCGCCGCCGAGACTTTCGCGAACAACGTCGCCGAATCGACCGGCGGCAAGTTCATCGTCAGCGTGCATGCGGCCGGCGAACTGGTGCCGGCGTTCGGCGTCGTCGACGCGCTGCAGCAGGGCTCGATCGAGTGTGCGAACACCGCGCCCTATTATTTCTTCGGCAAGGACGAAGCCTTCGCGTTCGACTGCGCGATCCCGTTCGGCATGAACGCGCGCCAGCTCACGGCATGGATGTATGAAGGCAATGGCCAGAAGCTGCTGCGCGAGTTCTACGCGCCCTACAACATCATCAGCCTGCCGATGGGCAACACCGGCGCGCAGATGGGCGGCTGGTACCGCAAGGAAATCAAGTCCGTAGCCGACTTCAACGGCATGAAGATGCGCATCGGCGGCTTCGGCGGACGCGTGCTGGCGAAACTCGGCGTGGTGTCGCAGAACATTCCGGCCGGCGAGATCTACTCGGCGCTGGAAAAAGGCACGATCGACGCGACCGAGTTCGTCGGCCCGCACGACGACCTCAAGCTCGGCCTGCACCGCGTCGCACCGTATTACTACTATCCGGCCTGGTGGGAGGGCAGCGCCCAGACCACGCTGTACATCAACGCGAAAGCCTTCAACGCGCTGTCGAACGAGTACAAGTCGATCGTGCGCCAGGCGGCGTCCGATTCGCACGTCGTCACCCAGGCTCGTTACGACGCACGCAACCCGGCCGCGCTCAAGCAGCTCATTTCCGAAGGCACCAAGCTGCGGCGGCTGCCCAAGGATGTCATGGACGCGGCGTTCAAGGCGTCGCGCGAAGTCTATGCCGAGCTGAACGACAAGAACCCGGCATGGAAGAAGATCTACGCGGACTACTCGCGTTTCATGCAGGCGCAGTACCAATGGACGCCGCTCGCCGAAGGCAGCTACGACCAATACATGGCCGCGCAGAAGCTGTAA
- the dctP gene encoding TRAP transporter substrate-binding protein DctP, producing the protein MERRSFLKNAGIAGVLAAGSAPAIIHAQQNLRWRLASSFPKSLETLFGGAETFAKNVTEATGGKFTVSVHAAGELVPAFGVVDAIQQDTIECAHTAPYYFFGKDEAFALDCAIPFGMNSRQQTAWMYEGNGLKLMREFYANYNIVNFPMGNSGAQMGGWYRKEIKSLADVNGLKMRIGGFGGRVLAKLGAVPQNIPAAEIYQSLEKGTVDAAEWIGPYDDLKLGLHKVAKNYYYPAWWEGSTQFSVLINTKAFNALSNEYKAIVRQAASDAHVSVQATYDGRNPTALKQLIAEGAKLSRLPKEVMDAAFKASREVYAELNDKNPNWKKIYADYSRFQADAYQWEGIAEGSYDQYMSAQKL; encoded by the coding sequence GTGGAACGTCGTTCATTTCTGAAAAATGCAGGTATCGCCGGAGTCCTCGCCGCGGGTTCCGCTCCCGCCATCATCCACGCGCAGCAGAATCTGCGCTGGCGCCTGGCGTCGAGCTTCCCGAAGTCGCTGGAAACGCTCTTCGGCGGTGCCGAAACTTTCGCGAAAAACGTCACCGAAGCGACCGGCGGGAAATTCACCGTGAGCGTCCATGCGGCGGGCGAGCTCGTCCCCGCTTTCGGCGTCGTCGACGCGATCCAGCAGGACACGATCGAATGCGCGCACACCGCGCCGTACTATTTCTTCGGCAAGGACGAAGCTTTCGCGCTCGACTGCGCGATCCCGTTCGGCATGAACTCCCGGCAACAGACCGCGTGGATGTACGAAGGCAACGGCCTGAAGCTGATGCGCGAATTCTATGCCAACTACAACATCGTCAATTTCCCGATGGGCAACTCGGGCGCCCAGATGGGCGGCTGGTACCGCAAGGAGATCAAGTCGCTCGCCGACGTGAACGGACTGAAGATGCGCATCGGCGGCTTCGGCGGGCGGGTGCTGGCCAAGCTCGGCGCGGTGCCGCAGAACATTCCCGCAGCGGAAATCTACCAGTCGCTCGAGAAAGGCACCGTGGATGCCGCCGAGTGGATCGGGCCCTATGACGACCTGAAGCTGGGCCTGCACAAGGTCGCGAAGAACTACTACTACCCCGCGTGGTGGGAAGGCAGCACGCAGTTCTCGGTGCTGATCAATACGAAGGCGTTCAACGCGCTGTCGAACGAGTACAAGGCGATCGTGCGCCAGGCCGCCTCCGACGCGCATGTCAGCGTTCAGGCGACTTACGACGGGCGCAACCCGACGGCGCTCAAGCAGCTGATCGCCGAAGGCGCGAAGCTCAGCCGCCTGCCGAAGGAAGTGATGGACGCGGCGTTCAAGGCGTCGCGCGAAGTCTATGCCGAGCTGAACGACAAGAACCCGAACTGGAAGAAGATCTACGCGGATTACTCGCGCTTTCAGGCCGACGCATATCAGTGGGAAGGCATCGCCGAAGGCAGCTACGACCAGTACATGTCGGCACAGAAACTCTGA
- a CDS encoding TRAP transporter small permease subunit: protein MGTLLKLSHLIDAFSRFIGKSIIWLVLAATLISAANAVARKAFSIGSNAFLEIQWYLFAAVFMLGAGYAFLQNAHVRIDVIANKMSSRMRNYVDVFGIIVFLLPLCYFMISFSWPVVHGAYVSGEMSSNAGGLIRWPVYALVPVGFALLGLQAVSELIKRIAFLMGRGPDPLATAGHDETKDHIHAAVGDTSETNAAGESQK from the coding sequence ATGGGAACTCTGCTCAAGTTGTCACACCTCATCGACGCGTTCAGCCGCTTCATCGGCAAGTCGATCATCTGGCTGGTGCTGGCCGCAACGCTGATCAGCGCCGCCAACGCCGTCGCCCGCAAGGCATTCAGCATCGGCTCGAACGCGTTTCTCGAAATCCAGTGGTACCTGTTCGCCGCAGTGTTCATGCTCGGCGCCGGCTATGCGTTCCTGCAGAATGCGCATGTGCGCATCGACGTCATCGCGAACAAGATGAGCAGTCGCATGCGCAACTACGTGGACGTCTTCGGAATCATCGTCTTCCTGCTGCCGCTGTGCTACTTCATGATCAGCTTCTCGTGGCCGGTCGTGCACGGCGCCTACGTGTCCGGCGAGATGTCCTCCAACGCCGGCGGCCTGATCCGCTGGCCCGTCTACGCGCTGGTTCCGGTCGGCTTCGCGCTGCTCGGGCTGCAAGCCGTCTCCGAACTGATCAAGCGCATCGCCTTTCTGATGGGCCGCGGCCCGGACCCCTTGGCCACCGCCGGACATGACGAAACGAAGGACCACATCCACGCCGCCGTCGGCGACACCTCCGAGACCAACGCTGCCGGCGAGTCCCAAAAATGA
- a CDS encoding TRAP transporter large permease subunit, producing MIEFVSANIAPIMFGVIIFFLLSGFPVAFSLSACGLFFGFVGLELGLIPAALFQALPLRVFGIMQNDTLLAIPFFTLMGLILERSGMAEDLLETVGQVFGPIRGGLALAVIFVGALLAATTGVVAASVISMGLISLPIMLRYGYSRPVATGVITASGTLAQAIPPSLVLIVMADQLGRSVGDMYKGAMIPALMLVALYAMFIVGLAIFKPKMVPALPPEALTYREPNGSSGMASLGVLFVLVTAISVALGKYYGEVLSFMEGQAVTEPALDETIVVAMTFGTLLALLLAVLNRIFRLGLLSRIAERVTFVLIPPLTLIFLVLGTIFLGVATPTEGGAMGAVGALAMAVSRRRLDFKTLLQALEATSRLSIFVLFILVGSTIFSFVFTAVDGQIWVEHLFDRLPGGQLGFLLFVNTVIFFLGCFIDFFEIAFILLPLLGPVAENMGIDLIWFGVIIAINLQTSFLTPPFGFALFYLRSVAPVASYPDRVTGKRIEGIKTADIYRGSIAFVIIQLIMVGLVIGFPQLVTGGLDDSVKIDLDTIQIQQPPGDGGGWGDSDGGDGW from the coding sequence ATGATTGAATTCGTCTCCGCCAACATCGCCCCGATCATGTTCGGGGTCATTATTTTCTTTCTGCTTTCCGGTTTCCCGGTCGCGTTTTCCCTTTCGGCTTGCGGGCTGTTCTTCGGCTTCGTCGGCCTCGAGCTCGGCCTGATTCCTGCGGCCCTGTTCCAGGCGCTGCCGCTGCGGGTGTTCGGCATCATGCAGAACGACACGCTGCTGGCGATCCCGTTCTTCACGCTGATGGGCCTGATCCTCGAACGAAGCGGCATGGCCGAGGATCTGCTCGAGACCGTCGGGCAGGTGTTCGGCCCGATCCGCGGCGGCCTCGCCCTCGCGGTGATCTTCGTCGGCGCACTGCTTGCGGCGACGACCGGCGTCGTCGCAGCGTCGGTGATCTCGATGGGCCTGATTTCGCTGCCGATCATGCTGCGCTACGGTTACAGCCGTCCGGTAGCGACCGGTGTCATCACCGCCTCCGGTACGCTCGCGCAGGCAATTCCGCCGTCGCTGGTGTTGATCGTCATGGCCGACCAGCTCGGCCGCAGCGTCGGCGACATGTACAAGGGAGCGATGATTCCGGCGCTGATGCTCGTCGCGCTCTACGCAATGTTCATCGTCGGGCTGGCGATCTTCAAGCCCAAAATGGTGCCCGCCCTGCCGCCCGAGGCGCTCACCTACCGGGAACCCAACGGCAGTTCGGGCATGGCCTCGCTTGGCGTCCTCTTCGTCCTGGTCACCGCGATTTCGGTCGCGCTGGGCAAGTACTACGGCGAAGTCCTGAGCTTCATGGAGGGCCAGGCGGTGACGGAGCCGGCCCTCGACGAAACAATCGTCGTCGCGATGACGTTCGGCACCCTCTTGGCGCTGCTTCTCGCAGTCCTGAACCGCATTTTCCGGCTTGGCCTGCTGTCGCGCATCGCCGAACGCGTAACGTTCGTGCTGATCCCGCCGCTGACGCTGATCTTCCTCGTGCTCGGCACGATCTTCCTCGGTGTCGCGACGCCGACCGAAGGCGGTGCGATGGGGGCAGTCGGCGCGCTGGCGATGGCAGTGTCGCGTCGCCGGCTCGATTTCAAGACGCTGCTCCAGGCGCTCGAAGCGACGTCGCGGCTGTCGATCTTCGTACTCTTCATCCTCGTCGGGTCGACGATCTTCAGCTTCGTGTTCACGGCGGTCGACGGCCAGATATGGGTCGAACACCTGTTCGACCGGCTACCCGGGGGGCAGCTCGGCTTCCTGCTGTTTGTCAACACGGTGATCTTCTTCCTCGGTTGCTTCATCGATTTCTTCGAAATCGCGTTCATCCTGCTGCCGCTGCTTGGACCTGTCGCCGAGAACATGGGCATCGATCTGATCTGGTTCGGCGTGATCATCGCGATCAACCTGCAGACCTCGTTCCTGACGCCACCGTTCGGCTTCGCGCTGTTCTACCTGCGCAGCGTCGCGCCGGTCGCCTCTTACCCGGACCGCGTCACCGGCAAGCGCATCGAAGGCATCAAGACCGCAGACATCTACCGCGGGTCGATCGCGTTCGTCATCATCCAGCTGATCATGGTCGGCCTCGTCATCGGCTTCCCGCAACTGGTAACCGGCGGTCTAGATGACAGCGTCAAGATCGATCTCGACACCATCCAGATTCAGCAGCCACCGGGCGATGGGGGCGGCTGGGGAGACAGCGACGGGGGCGACGGATGGTGA
- a CDS encoding histidine phosphatase family protein, whose protein sequence is MMRATRLCLVRHGETAWNAERRLQGHLDVPLNEIGHAQAEATAARLAGHRFAAFYCSDLRRAQQTAAAAGRALGFEATLEPELRERHYGVFQGLTYDEARERFPQDYARFHARDRDFAFCGGGESLGTFAARIHRALDRIAARHAGQQTLVVTHGGVLDIAHRLATGKALDAPRDFTIPNAALNWIEFDGRRWQLLAWADQAHLAAARDELPNT, encoded by the coding sequence ATGATGCGCGCGACCCGGCTATGTCTGGTGCGACACGGCGAGACCGCGTGGAACGCGGAAAGACGCCTGCAGGGACACCTGGACGTGCCGCTCAATGAAATCGGTCATGCCCAGGCGGAAGCGACTGCCGCGCGCCTCGCCGGACACCGCTTCGCCGCGTTCTACTGCAGCGACCTGCGCCGCGCACAGCAGACCGCTGCGGCGGCGGGGCGCGCGCTCGGGTTCGAGGCGACGCTCGAACCCGAACTGCGCGAGCGGCACTACGGGGTATTCCAGGGCCTCACCTACGACGAAGCCCGCGAGCGGTTCCCGCAGGACTACGCCCGCTTCCACGCCCGCGACCGCGACTTCGCCTTTTGCGGCGGCGGCGAGAGCCTCGGCACCTTCGCCGCCCGCATCCACCGCGCACTTGACCGTATCGCCGCCCGCCATGCCGGCCAGCAGACGCTGGTCGTCACGCACGGCGGCGTGCTCGACATCGCGCATCGCCTCGCAACCGGCAAGGCGCTCGACGCGCCGCGCGACTTCACGATTCCGAACGCCGCACTCAACTGGATCGAGTTCGACGGCCGCCGCTGGCAGCTCCTCGCGTGGGCCGATCAGGCTCACCTTGCAGCCGCCCGCGACGAGTTGCCGAACACCTGA
- a CDS encoding serine hydroxymethyltransferase: protein MFSAQDTLAKVDPELWTAIQAENRRQEDHIELIASENYVSHAVMEAQGSQLTNKYAEGYPGKRYYGGCEHVDVAEQIAIDRIKKLFGAEAANVQPNSGSQANQAVLMAFAKPGDTIMGMSLAEGGHLTHGMALNMSGKWFNVVAYGLDEKEEIDYDAMERLAREHKPRIIIAGASAYSLRIDFERFAKIAREIGAIFWVDMAHYAGLIAAGYYPNPVPHADVVTSTTHKTLRGPRGGIVLMKAEHEKAINSAIFPGLQGGPLMHVIAAKAVAFKEALTPQFRDYQEQVIANARVMARVLGEERGLRIISGRTESHVFLVDLRSKNITGKAAEAVLGSAHITVNKNSIPKDPEKPFVTSGIRIGSPAMTTRGFTEIEAEQVAHLIADVLDAPQDDAVLADVRSKVAELCARHPVYGK from the coding sequence ATGTTCTCTGCGCAAGACACCCTCGCCAAGGTCGACCCCGAACTGTGGACCGCCATCCAGGCCGAAAACCGCCGCCAGGAAGACCACATCGAACTCATCGCTTCGGAAAACTACGTTTCCCACGCCGTGATGGAAGCGCAGGGTTCGCAGCTGACCAACAAGTACGCTGAAGGCTACCCGGGCAAACGCTACTACGGCGGTTGCGAGCACGTCGATGTCGCCGAGCAGATCGCAATCGACCGCATCAAGAAGCTGTTCGGCGCGGAGGCCGCCAACGTCCAGCCGAACTCCGGTTCGCAGGCAAACCAGGCGGTGCTGATGGCCTTCGCGAAACCCGGCGACACGATCATGGGCATGAGCCTCGCTGAAGGCGGCCACCTCACGCACGGCATGGCGCTGAACATGTCCGGCAAGTGGTTCAACGTCGTCGCCTACGGCCTCGACGAAAAAGAAGAGATCGACTACGACGCGATGGAACGGCTCGCGCGCGAGCACAAGCCGCGCATCATCATCGCCGGCGCTTCCGCCTATTCGCTGCGCATCGACTTCGAGCGCTTCGCGAAGATCGCCCGGGAAATCGGCGCGATCTTCTGGGTCGACATGGCGCACTACGCCGGCCTGATCGCCGCCGGCTACTACCCCAACCCGGTGCCGCACGCCGATGTCGTGACTTCGACGACGCACAAGACGCTGCGCGGCCCGCGCGGCGGCATCGTCCTGATGAAAGCCGAACACGAGAAAGCCATCAACTCGGCGATCTTCCCGGGATTGCAGGGCGGCCCGCTGATGCACGTCATCGCCGCGAAGGCGGTCGCGTTCAAGGAAGCGCTGACTCCGCAGTTCCGTGATTACCAGGAACAGGTCATCGCGAACGCGCGCGTGATGGCGCGCGTGCTCGGCGAAGAGCGTGGCCTGCGCATCATCTCGGGACGCACCGAAAGCCACGTCTTCCTCGTCGACCTGCGCTCGAAAAACATCACCGGCAAAGCCGCCGAAGCGGTGCTCGGCTCGGCGCACATCACGGTGAACAAGAACTCGATCCCGAAGGATCCCGAAAAGCCTTTCGTCACCTCCGGCATCCGCATCGGCTCGCCGGCGATGACGACGCGCGGCTTCACCGAGATCGAAGCCGAGCAGGTCGCGCATCTGATCGCCGACGTCCTCGATGCGCCGCAGGACGACGCGGTCCTCGCCGACGTCCGGTCCAAGGTCGCCGAACTGTGTGCCCGTCACCCGGTGTATGGAAAGTAG